One segment of Ignavibacteriales bacterium DNA contains the following:
- the mrdA gene encoding penicillin-binding protein 2 — translation MKSVNFASISRRTFIYAFVVILFGILSFRLFQMQILNQESYEEKSADNSIKAVEQTPFRGVFYDRNLKVIVDNIPAYTLRITPADYDSKLNPLIDKIIGSDSGFVASILKKNRIYSKYVPIRIKRGIGFEVVSWLEENQENLPGVDFIVEMQRGYPTGIKGSHSFGYTKEISPNQLDKEKDYYIPGDYVGHNGIEKQYEKDLRGVKGFNYVLVNSKRKEIGKYKDGNEDKNSIKGKDLVLSYDADVQKVAEEQMIGKRGAIVAIEPKTGEILALVSAPDYDLNQFSYVTSREFLQQLYNNPDKPSFNRATMSLKPPGSTFKMLAAIAALDLGIIDENTTINCGGGFTFGRFFKCHGNHGSVNVVHAIEKSCNSFFYHLIYKIGLDKWKEYALKFGFNSETGIDIGEESEGFIPGEDYYIKRYGEKWPRSIMASLGIGQGEVSVTPLQLAKYVALIANDGSSYQPHIVKGYLDDKTKQIIPYKFPEIKTGIKKEVFDIVKEGMFLVVNGSGTATHIKMSDISISGKTGTAQNPHGKDHALFVCYAPSDNPQIAIAVVIENVGFGGTYAAPIAKAMIEAYLKKDSLKQKESNQTIAGVNLED, via the coding sequence TTGAAGTCGGTCAATTTCGCTTCAATAAGCCGAAGAACGTTTATTTATGCGTTTGTGGTAATTTTATTCGGAATACTTTCATTTAGACTATTTCAAATGCAGATACTTAACCAAGAATCTTATGAAGAAAAATCTGCCGACAATAGTATTAAAGCAGTTGAGCAAACTCCTTTTCGTGGAGTTTTTTATGATCGAAATTTAAAAGTTATAGTTGATAATATTCCTGCCTATACTCTGCGAATAACTCCTGCTGATTATGATTCAAAATTAAATCCTCTAATAGATAAGATAATTGGATCAGATTCAGGATTCGTTGCCTCGATTTTGAAAAAGAACCGGATATATTCTAAATACGTTCCCATTAGAATTAAACGAGGAATTGGATTTGAAGTAGTTTCATGGTTGGAAGAAAATCAAGAAAATTTGCCAGGTGTTGATTTTATTGTTGAAATGCAAAGAGGTTATCCAACTGGTATAAAAGGCTCGCATTCATTTGGTTATACAAAAGAAATTTCACCAAATCAGTTGGATAAAGAAAAAGATTATTACATCCCAGGTGATTATGTTGGGCACAATGGTATTGAAAAACAATACGAAAAAGATCTGCGTGGTGTTAAAGGTTTTAACTATGTACTGGTAAATTCTAAACGGAAAGAAATCGGCAAGTACAAGGATGGAAACGAAGATAAAAATTCCATTAAGGGAAAAGATCTTGTTTTATCTTACGATGCGGATGTTCAAAAAGTTGCTGAAGAACAAATGATTGGCAAGCGCGGAGCCATTGTTGCCATCGAACCAAAAACCGGTGAGATACTTGCATTAGTTAGCGCTCCGGATTATGATCTAAATCAATTTTCTTATGTTACTTCGAGAGAATTTTTGCAGCAACTTTATAATAATCCGGATAAACCCTCTTTTAATCGAGCAACAATGTCTTTAAAACCACCTGGATCAACATTTAAAATGCTAGCAGCTATAGCTGCGTTAGACTTAGGCATAATTGATGAGAATACAACCATTAACTGCGGTGGTGGATTTACATTTGGCAGATTTTTTAAATGTCATGGTAATCACGGATCAGTAAATGTTGTACATGCCATAGAAAAATCCTGTAATAGTTTTTTCTATCATCTTATCTATAAAATTGGTTTGGATAAGTGGAAAGAATATGCTCTAAAATTTGGGTTTAATTCTGAAACCGGAATTGATATTGGTGAAGAGTCTGAAGGTTTTATACCAGGCGAAGATTACTACATTAAAAGATATGGTGAAAAGTGGCCAAGAAGTATAATGGCAAGTTTAGGAATTGGACAGGGCGAAGTTAGTGTTACTCCATTACAGCTTGCTAAGTATGTTGCATTAATTGCTAACGACGGATCATCATATCAACCGCATATTGTAAAGGGATATCTTGATGATAAAACAAAACAAATTATTCCTTATAAATTTCCAGAAATCAAAACAGGAATAAAAAAAGAAGTATTTGATATTGTAAAAGAAGGAATGTTCCTTGTTGTAAATGGATCAGGAACTGCAACTCATATTAAAATGTCAGATATAAGTATTTCAGGTAAAACTGGTACCGCTCAAAATCCACATGGCAAAGACCACGCATTATTTGTTTGTTATGCCCCTTCTGATAATCCCCAAATTGCAATTGCTGTTGTTATAGAAAATGTTGGATTTGGAGGAACATATGCGGCTCCAATTGCAAAGGCAATGATAGAAGCTTATCTAAAAAAAGACAGTCTTAAACAAAAAGAAAGTAATCAAACAATTGCTGGTGTAAATCTTGAGGATTGA
- a CDS encoding electron transfer flavoprotein subunit alpha/FixB family protein, whose product MANKILAILEQREGFLKKISFEAASVASKMAKELNLEVEAVAVGNEINNLNEIFKYGISKVVLLKNSEFRNYTSSGYTEAISNYAKEVGAVCLIVGNTALGNDLAPRLAVKLNSGCIVDCVSLDVESGEIIATRPIYAGKAFSKVKLSSDVKVFTLRPNVFKTEVSEDVNAAIETKEISSPNLKSKVVSFKKSEGKLDVAEADIIVSGGRGMKGPENFNLIESLADSLGAAVGASRAVVDAGWRPHREQVGQTGKTVSPSLYFACGISGAIQHLAGMSTSKYIVAINKDKDAPIFSVADYGIAGDVFEILPVLTEEIKKIRS is encoded by the coding sequence ATGGCAAATAAAATTTTAGCAATCCTAGAGCAAAGAGAAGGTTTTTTAAAAAAAATTTCTTTTGAAGCAGCAAGTGTCGCATCAAAAATGGCTAAAGAATTGAATCTGGAAGTTGAAGCGGTTGCTGTTGGGAATGAAATAAATAATCTTAATGAGATATTTAAATATGGAATCTCAAAAGTAGTTCTTCTAAAAAATTCTGAGTTTAGAAATTATACTTCAAGCGGATACACAGAAGCAATCAGCAACTACGCAAAAGAAGTTGGCGCAGTTTGTTTGATAGTTGGAAATACTGCACTTGGGAATGACCTTGCACCAAGATTGGCTGTTAAACTCAATTCAGGATGTATAGTTGATTGTGTTTCTCTTGATGTAGAATCCGGAGAGATTATTGCAACTCGTCCAATTTATGCTGGAAAAGCTTTTTCAAAAGTAAAATTGTCGTCTGATGTAAAAGTATTTACTCTCAGACCAAATGTATTTAAAACTGAAGTATCTGAAGATGTAAATGCAGCTATCGAAACAAAAGAGATTAGTTCTCCAAACCTTAAATCTAAAGTTGTTTCATTTAAAAAATCCGAAGGCAAATTAGATGTTGCCGAAGCTGATATAATTGTTTCAGGCGGAAGAGGAATGAAGGGACCAGAGAATTTTAATCTTATCGAATCACTAGCAGATTCACTAGGTGCTGCAGTTGGTGCTTCTCGTGCGGTTGTAGATGCAGGTTGGCGACCTCACAGAGAACAAGTTGGTCAGACAGGAAAAACTGTCTCCCCTTCTCTTTATTTCGCTTGTGGAATTTCAGGAGCAATCCAGCATCTTGCCGGAATGTCAACGTCAAAATATATTGTGGCAATCAATAAGGATAAAGACGCTCCAATTTTTAGTGTTGCAGATTATGGCATTGCAGGTGATGTTTTCGAAATTTTACCAGTTCTTACTGAAGAGATAAAAAAAATTCGTTCATAA
- the pyrF gene encoding orotidine-5'-phosphate decarboxylase yields the protein MTSQEKIIKKNDEGKFICVGLDTDKNKIPSFLKDDQDGVLKFNKSIIEATKDYAAAYKINFAFYEQAGSDGINELERTVELIPHNILSIADAKRGDIGNTSEMYAKSIYEHFRFDAVTLHPYMGKDSLQPFLEFTDKMNYVLVLTSNQGANDFEKLELKDGKFLYQEVLHNVKEWNKKNNCGIVFGATKIEELKSNINNFGDLSVLLPGVGAQGGSLGEVNSVFNSSNRKNYLVNVSRGIIYKSSGEDFAEAALNEINYLNSLSRTD from the coding sequence ATGACATCACAAGAAAAAATTATAAAAAAAAATGATGAGGGCAAATTTATTTGTGTTGGATTGGATACAGATAAAAATAAAATCCCATCATTTCTTAAAGATGACCAGGATGGTGTTCTTAAGTTTAATAAATCTATAATTGAAGCCACCAAAGATTATGCGGCTGCATATAAAATAAATTTTGCATTTTACGAGCAGGCAGGTTCGGATGGAATAAATGAACTTGAACGAACTGTAGAATTAATTCCACATAATATTTTATCCATAGCAGATGCTAAACGCGGTGATATTGGAAACACTTCTGAAATGTATGCTAAATCAATTTACGAGCATTTTAGATTTGATGCGGTTACTTTGCATCCATACATGGGGAAAGATTCTTTGCAACCTTTTTTAGAGTTTACGGATAAAATGAATTATGTTTTGGTACTAACATCCAATCAAGGTGCAAATGATTTTGAAAAATTGGAATTAAAAGACGGAAAATTCTTGTATCAAGAAGTTTTACACAATGTAAAAGAATGGAATAAAAAGAATAATTGTGGAATTGTTTTTGGTGCTACAAAAATTGAGGAATTAAAATCTAACATAAATAATTTTGGAGATTTATCGGTTCTGTTGCCAGGTGTTGGTGCTCAGGGTGGTAGTTTGGGAGAGGTTAATAGTGTTTTTAATTCCTCAAATCGAAAAAATTATTTAGTAAATGTTAGTAGGGGTATCATATACAAAAGTTCAGGTGAAGATTTTGCAGAAGCTGCTCTAAATGAAATAAATTATCTTAACAGTTTAAGCAGAACTGATTAG
- a CDS encoding cytochrome C has translation MQKLKVLYLFVFFGTIVFLLIGANSSVKDEMPVSNEGRIKFSHSLHKDLADCQTCHSAVSQSVSLKDQLFPNHDNCSTCHEVDNEQECSTCHYEDSFEALVKSDKGLIFNHKIHLANEVNNCETCHEGLGEVDYSWQSAGAHPQMATCYTCHNDKTVASNACESCHISTANLLPQDHRVVSFAKTHKFAAQEFNANCVMCHDNQSCEDCHVATVGITETNTLNDFYQPYYPSNFVDGTKVQSINRVHELNYRFTHGIDSRGKTSECQTCHQVETFCVECHQSDNEDFAFGGIVPASHLKATFKTFGVGSGGGDHATLAKRDIERCMSCHDVNGADPTCITCHFDADGIKGTNSKTHAIGFMKDEHGDWHNDNGSTCYNCHTSASPQSQSGLGFCGYCHGTNVND, from the coding sequence ATGCAAAAATTAAAAGTTTTATATCTGTTTGTCTTTTTTGGAACCATTGTTTTTCTATTAATAGGTGCAAATAGTTCTGTAAAAGATGAAATGCCTGTTTCAAATGAAGGTAGAATAAAGTTTTCTCATTCACTTCATAAAGATTTAGCTGACTGTCAAACATGTCACTCTGCAGTAAGCCAAAGTGTAAGTTTAAAGGATCAACTTTTCCCAAATCATGATAATTGTTCAACTTGTCATGAAGTTGATAATGAACAAGAATGTTCAACATGTCATTATGAGGATAGTTTTGAAGCACTCGTTAAAAGTGATAAAGGATTAATATTTAATCATAAGATCCATTTAGCTAACGAAGTAAATAATTGCGAAACCTGCCATGAAGGATTAGGTGAAGTTGATTACAGCTGGCAATCTGCTGGTGCTCATCCACAGATGGCAACCTGTTATACCTGTCACAATGATAAAACAGTTGCTTCAAATGCTTGTGAATCCTGCCATATTTCTACGGCAAATCTACTGCCACAGGATCATAGGGTTGTAAGCTTTGCTAAGACACATAAATTTGCAGCTCAAGAATTTAACGCTAACTGTGTGATGTGTCATGATAATCAAAGTTGTGAAGATTGCCATGTGGCTACAGTTGGTATCACCGAGACAAATACTCTAAACGATTTCTATCAACCTTATTATCCAAGCAATTTTGTTGATGGAACTAAAGTTCAATCAATAAATCGAGTACATGAATTAAACTACAGATTTACACACGGAATTGATTCAAGAGGAAAAACTTCTGAATGCCAGACTTGTCATCAGGTTGAAACTTTTTGTGTGGAATGTCACCAATCCGACAATGAAGATTTCGCTTTTGGTGGAATTGTTCCTGCTTCTCATTTAAAAGCAACCTTTAAAACATTTGGTGTTGGATCGGGCGGTGGAGATCATGCTACTTTAGCGAAACGAGATATTGAACGATGTATGTCTTGCCATGATGTTAATGGTGCAGATCCTACTTGTATTACTTGCCATTTTGATGCAGATGGAATAAAAGGAACTAATTCAAAAACACATGCAATTGGATTTATGAAAGATGAACATGGTGATTGGCATAATGATAACGGCTCAACTTGTTATAATTGTCATACTAGTGCTTCACCACAATCTCAATCTGGATTAGGGTTCTGTGGATATTGCCATGGAACAAATGTAAATGATTAA
- a CDS encoding ATP-dependent Clp protease adaptor ClpS yields MELKPDETKQIEITTEETSHVDLSSRVLLFNDDWHTFEEVISQLIIATKCSFEQARGFAFEVHVKGKAIVFSGSMSKCLQVSSVLEEIALHTQILT; encoded by the coding sequence ATGGAATTAAAACCAGATGAAACCAAACAGATTGAAATAACTACTGAAGAAACTTCGCATGTTGATCTTTCTTCGAGAGTACTTTTATTTAACGATGATTGGCATACATTTGAAGAAGTTATTTCTCAATTGATCATAGCAACAAAATGCAGTTTTGAACAAGCCCGTGGTTTTGCTTTTGAAGTTCATGTTAAAGGTAAAGCAATTGTTTTTTCTGGATCTATGAGCAAATGTCTACAAGTTTCTTCTGTTTTAGAAGAAATAGCCTTGCACACTCAAATTTTAACTTAA
- the mreD gene encoding rod shape-determining protein MreD, protein MIKPQYIISFLLFFPFLLIQTTIIPLLAIDTVIPDLILILLVYYSITQGQIYGSILGFIYGFLFDIITGSLLGSAMIAKTFAGFAAGYFSSENKQDQYLISYNFALIVMLSSFIDSTISAFFASLNFTSNIFMIFFKYALLPAIYTSAIALMGMIFYPKKRLF, encoded by the coding sequence ATGATTAAACCGCAATATATAATATCCTTTTTACTTTTCTTTCCTTTCTTGTTGATACAAACTACAATAATTCCGCTGCTTGCCATTGATACTGTGATCCCGGATCTCATTCTTATTCTGCTGGTTTATTATTCCATTACGCAAGGACAAATTTATGGATCTATTTTAGGATTTATTTACGGTTTCTTGTTTGATATAATTACAGGGAGTTTATTAGGAAGTGCAATGATTGCTAAAACTTTCGCTGGTTTTGCAGCAGGATATTTTTCATCTGAAAACAAACAAGATCAATATTTAATTTCATATAACTTTGCATTAATTGTAATGCTTTCGTCTTTTATTGATTCCACAATCAGTGCATTCTTTGCCTCATTAAATTTTACATCAAATATATTTATGATTTTCTTCAAGTATGCTTTACTGCCAGCTATCTACACATCAGCAATCGCATTGATGGGAATGATATTTTATCCTAAGAAGAGGTTGTTTTGA
- a CDS encoding DUF2851 family protein, producing the protein MKNNPKIPEELIYKIWEERRIDSSLTTADGLLIEVIDCGVRNNDEAGPDYRHARIKIGNLTFTGDVEIDTLHSDWKAHGHNLNQRYNKVILHTVLSNDSSYPFVITQSGRKVPTLSLERYLSSSIKQNIEKDLKEIQSDDEIKMPCSQLNHTIERKVKLNYLKNLGLLRFRKKCEKNIERLKELVVLDQLQIKEPKVYHDFHKEISSREFTQNDFEHLGLWQQLYYEQLFEALGYSKNKEVMLKLSRAVDIKFFKSVTDLSREKIESVLFHVSGLFPDVVDIPNEETSEYIRNSFDLWSTMKNSYDSGLINKNDWNFFKMRPQNFPTIRIAAGARLLEKIIIHEQVIRMINLFKEHNEVSKLITKLRNEIIIKGEGYWAGHYNFNKETKTKLNYFIGLGRADEIIINIILPIFSVYFEIQGSKEHSQKVLDLYINYYQKEGNHLVDKINDTLGLKNEKFRSVYYQGMIDLFRNYCIKNKCMECEIGKQVFN; encoded by the coding sequence TTGAAAAACAATCCTAAAATTCCAGAAGAACTTATTTACAAAATATGGGAAGAACGGCGAATTGATTCTTCCCTTACTACTGCCGATGGATTATTAATTGAAGTAATTGATTGTGGAGTTAGAAATAATGATGAAGCTGGCCCGGATTACAGGCATGCCCGAATTAAAATTGGAAACCTAACTTTTACTGGCGATGTTGAGATAGACACATTACACTCCGATTGGAAAGCCCACGGACACAATTTAAATCAAAGATATAATAAAGTAATTCTGCATACTGTTCTCTCTAACGATTCATCATATCCATTTGTTATAACCCAAAGCGGCAGAAAAGTTCCCACACTTTCCTTAGAGCGATATTTATCATCTTCGATAAAACAAAATATTGAAAAGGATTTAAAAGAAATCCAATCTGATGATGAAATCAAGATGCCATGCTCTCAGTTAAATCACACCATTGAACGAAAGGTTAAATTAAATTATTTGAAAAATCTTGGATTACTAAGATTTAGAAAAAAGTGTGAAAAAAATATTGAGCGCCTTAAAGAATTAGTTGTTTTGGATCAACTACAGATTAAAGAACCAAAAGTTTATCACGATTTTCATAAAGAAATATCTTCTCGAGAATTCACCCAAAATGATTTTGAACATTTAGGATTATGGCAGCAGCTTTATTATGAACAATTGTTTGAAGCACTTGGTTATTCTAAAAACAAAGAGGTTATGTTAAAGTTAAGCAGAGCAGTTGATATTAAATTCTTTAAATCAGTTACTGATCTATCCAGAGAAAAGATTGAAAGTGTTCTTTTTCATGTTAGCGGATTGTTCCCCGATGTGGTTGATATTCCGAATGAAGAAACTTCAGAATACATAAGAAACAGCTTTGATTTATGGTCTACTATGAAGAATAGTTATGATTCCGGCTTAATTAATAAAAACGACTGGAACTTTTTTAAAATGCGTCCTCAAAATTTTCCAACTATTAGAATTGCTGCTGGAGCTCGACTTCTTGAAAAGATAATTATTCATGAACAAGTCATCCGAATGATAAATTTGTTTAAAGAGCATAACGAAGTTAGTAAACTAATTACAAAACTTAGAAATGAAATAATTATAAAAGGTGAAGGTTATTGGGCGGGCCATTACAATTTTAATAAAGAAACAAAAACTAAATTAAATTATTTTATCGGACTCGGTAGGGCTGATGAGATTATTATTAATATTATCCTTCCAATATTTTCGGTTTATTTTGAAATACAAGGGAGTAAAGAACATTCCCAAAAAGTTTTGGATTTGTACATAAATTATTATCAAAAAGAGGGTAATCATCTCGTTGATAAAATTAATGATACGCTTGGATTAAAGAATGAAAAATTCCGAAGTGTTTATTATCAAGGAATGATTGATCTATTTAGAAATTACTGCATTAAAAATAAATGTATGGAATGTGAAATTGGCAAACAGGTTTTTAACTAA
- a CDS encoding SET domain-containing protein-lysine N-methyltransferase, which translates to MTIDNLLVQDSSVHGLGLFSAVNHKEGQVITIISGELINGDECERREEEGNVYIFYKDEDEYIDASKHSQLRYLNHSCDYNCDIDEDENGNLILFATTDIHSGDELTIDYGYEEIYDYCSCNECGNKSDLVTIDIS; encoded by the coding sequence ATGACAATTGATAATCTACTAGTACAAGACTCATCGGTGCATGGTTTAGGCTTATTTTCTGCTGTGAATCATAAAGAAGGACAAGTAATCACTATTATTAGCGGAGAGCTAATTAATGGTGATGAGTGTGAAAGAAGAGAGGAAGAAGGAAATGTTTACATCTTTTATAAAGATGAAGATGAATACATTGATGCCTCAAAGCATTCACAACTAAGATATTTAAATCATTCGTGTGATTATAATTGTGATATTGATGAAGACGAAAATGGCAATTTAATACTATTTGCTACTACAGATATACACTCCGGGGACGAATTAACTATCGATTATGGATACGAAGAAATTTATGACTATTGTTCTTGTAACGAATGCGGCAATAAGTCAGATTTGGTTACAATAGATATTAGTTAA
- a CDS encoding CxxxxCH/CxxCH domain-containing protein — MSTNIPGGFNYQQSLGDFIPNPSFDYSNGTCANIYCHGYFKNGNLNNVVSFTAQSQGAACGTCHGDPATGNPLPKTSSQGGIHPPNQNCELCHLDVVSVQGNNYTIIDKNKHINGKLNVFGNEETY; from the coding sequence ATGTCAACAAATATTCCTGGTGGATTTAATTATCAACAAAGCTTAGGGGATTTTATTCCAAATCCTTCTTTTGATTATTCTAACGGAACTTGTGCAAATATATATTGCCATGGTTATTTTAAGAATGGCAATTTAAATAATGTAGTTTCATTTACTGCTCAATCTCAAGGTGCTGCTTGTGGTACATGTCACGGCGATCCTGCAACAGGAAATCCGTTACCAAAAACTTCATCTCAAGGAGGTATACACCCACCAAATCAGAATTGCGAACTTTGCCATCTTGATGTTGTTTCAGTTCAAGGTAATAATTATACAATCATTGATAAGAACAAACACATTAATGGAAAGTTAAATGTTTTTGGTAATGAGGAAACTTATTAG
- a CDS encoding cytochrome c family protein, which yields MKYFIIIVMSVILTPFVFMNAQNGYTYIGVDGCAMCHKTEKQGSQQSIWQNSKHSKAFETLKTEKANQIAAEKGFKTPASETPECLKCHVTGYNLDASMLGKKFKVEDGVQCETCHGPGSAYKDMKVMKDKDLAIKNGLIMHDKLEDFCTGCHNVESPTFVDLNVDEAWQKIKHNIPESKK from the coding sequence ATGAAATACTTTATTATCATCGTTATGAGCGTAATCTTGACTCCATTCGTATTTATGAATGCACAAAATGGTTACACTTATATTGGGGTTGATGGATGCGCTATGTGTCACAAAACTGAAAAACAGGGAAGCCAACAATCAATCTGGCAAAATAGTAAACACTCCAAAGCATTTGAAACCCTAAAAACCGAAAAAGCAAACCAGATTGCAGCAGAAAAAGGATTCAAAACTCCAGCTTCAGAAACACCTGAATGTTTGAAATGCCACGTTACAGGCTACAATTTAGATGCTTCTATGTTAGGTAAGAAATTTAAAGTTGAAGATGGTGTTCAGTGTGAAACCTGTCATGGACCTGGTTCTGCTTACAAAGACATGAAAGTTATGAAAGACAAAGATTTAGCTATAAAGAACGGTTTAATTATGCATGACAAGCTTGAAGATTTTTGCACAGGTTGCCATAACGTAGAAAGTCCAACTTTTGTTGATCTAAATGTTGATGAAGCCTGGCAAAAAATTAAACACAATATTCCTGAATCAAAAAAATAA
- a CDS encoding bifunctional nuclease family protein, translating into MNKIQCEILGLSTNPSTGGAYAILLKEIEGSRRLPIIIGAFEAQAIALEMEGIKPPRPLTHDLLKTLVDNLGANVIEIVVNELKENTFYAKIVLESSGLTNEIDARPSDAIALAVRTFAPIYVNELVMSSAAFIPSDESDIPGIVNSDFESDKKPLSKEAQLAALQNKLREALESEEFERAAKLRDDIKRLSQNN; encoded by the coding sequence TTGAATAAAATTCAGTGTGAAATTTTAGGATTGTCAACCAATCCATCGACGGGTGGGGCTTATGCAATTTTATTAAAAGAAATTGAAGGCTCACGAAGATTACCAATTATCATTGGGGCATTTGAAGCACAAGCTATTGCTCTTGAGATGGAAGGAATTAAACCACCGAGACCATTAACTCACGATTTATTAAAAACTCTGGTTGATAATCTTGGAGCAAATGTCATTGAAATAGTAGTGAATGAATTAAAAGAAAATACTTTTTACGCAAAGATTGTTTTAGAGTCTTCAGGATTAACTAACGAAATTGATGCACGGCCAAGTGATGCAATCGCATTGGCTGTGCGTACTTTTGCCCCTATTTATGTAAATGAATTGGTAATGAGTTCAGCTGCATTTATCCCTTCTGATGAAAGTGATATTCCAGGTATTGTAAATAGTGATTTTGAATCTGATAAAAAGCCACTATCAAAAGAAGCACAGCTTGCCGCATTGCAAAATAAATTAAGAGAGGCTTTGGAAAGTGAAGAGTTTGAGCGAGCAGCAAAACTTAGAGACGATATTAAACGATTATCACAGAATAATTAG
- the rodA gene encoding rod shape-determining protein RodA: MRIDYKLSDKFDFGIFVPAVLLIVIGLTAIFSSTFNHPTMSGNFNRQLVFSFVAFFVFFITYSLPTNSFRMITIPSYLFSLLLLIVVIIIGRKVSGARSWLDLGPFGFQPSEFAKIGTVLALSAYLSRKNTDIDSFKDILLALGIGFVPVMLILLEPDMGTAIVFLGTILILIFWKGISLFGLFTVLSPGFVAIAAIFGFYYFLAALILVLAMLILFRKDVFFSGSIFALNLGAGFFTDYLYNALSPHQQKRIQSFIDPNTDPLGAGYNTIQAKVAIGSGGLFGKGFLHGNQTQLQYIPEQWTDFIYCVIGEEFGFIGSMIVLILFVYLFLRILKIASTTKDEFLSLTIIGILSIYIIHFLVNIGMVVGILPVIGIPLPFVSYGGSSLLVNMFMLGIIANVHKNRKNYT, encoded by the coding sequence TTGAGGATTGATTATAAACTTAGTGATAAATTTGATTTCGGAATATTTGTTCCAGCTGTACTTTTAATTGTTATTGGTTTAACAGCAATATTTAGTTCAACATTTAATCACCCCACCATGAGTGGAAACTTTAACAGACAATTAGTTTTTAGCTTTGTAGCTTTCTTTGTTTTCTTTATTACATATTCTCTTCCTACAAATTCCTTTAGAATGATTACGATACCTTCATATTTATTTTCCCTCTTGCTTCTAATTGTAGTGATAATTATCGGAAGAAAAGTTTCTGGTGCTAGAAGTTGGCTAGATTTAGGCCCATTTGGATTTCAACCTTCTGAGTTTGCAAAGATTGGAACTGTGCTCGCTTTGTCTGCGTATCTTAGTAGAAAAAATACGGATATAGATTCATTTAAAGATATTCTGTTAGCTCTCGGAATAGGATTTGTCCCTGTAATGTTAATTTTATTGGAACCAGATATGGGTACAGCAATTGTTTTTTTAGGAACAATATTAATATTAATCTTCTGGAAAGGCATAAGTCTTTTTGGTTTATTTACTGTTTTATCACCTGGTTTTGTAGCTATAGCTGCAATTTTTGGATTCTATTATTTCCTTGCTGCCTTGATTTTGGTTTTAGCAATGCTGATACTTTTTCGTAAAGATGTTTTTTTTAGCGGATCTATTTTTGCACTTAATCTTGGAGCTGGGTTTTTTACAGATTATCTTTATAACGCATTAAGTCCCCATCAACAAAAGAGAATTCAATCATTTATAGATCCAAATACTGATCCTCTTGGCGCTGGTTATAACACAATACAAGCTAAAGTTGCAATTGGATCTGGTGGATTATTCGGTAAAGGTTTTTTGCACGGTAACCAAACGCAATTACAGTACATACCCGAACAATGGACGGATTTTATTTACTGCGTAATTGGGGAAGAGTTTGGATTTATTGGTTCGATGATCGTTCTCATTCTATTTGTGTATTTGTTCCTAAGAATATTAAAAATTGCCTCAACTACTAAAGATGAGTTTTTAAGCTTAACTATAATAGGGATTCTTTCGATTTACATTATCCATTTTTTAGTTAATATTGGAATGGTGGTTGGGATTTTACCAGTTATCGGAATCCCACTTCCATTTGTTAGTTACGGTGGAAGTTCATTGTTAGTTAATATGTTTATGCTTGGTATTATTGCCAATGTTCATAAAAACAGAAAAAATTATACTTAA